A genomic window from Streptomyces sp. WMMC940 includes:
- the aceE gene encoding pyruvate dehydrogenase (acetyl-transferring), homodimeric type produces the protein MTDPVAMLPSELDQLPDRDTEETAEWAASLDAVTKAAGPHRAAYLMRRTLQHAEGVEGLDLPKLLETDHVNTIPTAAEPVPAGDEEMERRITAWNRWNAAAMVTRGAKHGVGGHIATFASAAWLYETGFNHFFRGKEQDGSGDQLYIQGHASPGIYARAFLDGRLTEAHLDNFRQEAGGNGLPSYPHPRRLPWLWEFPTVSMGLGPLSAIYQARFNRYLTNRGIKDVSASHVWAFLGDGEMDEPESTAALALASREGLDNLTFVINCNLQRLDGPVRANFKIVQELEAQFRGAGWNVVKTLWGNAWDELFQLDTTGALVRRLREVPDAQVQTYQTRDAAYIREDFFGKDPALVEMAKLLSDDKILECFHLSRGGHEPRKVYAAYKAALEFKGAPTVILAQTVKGYTLGEGFASKNSNHQMKKLTADEFKAMRDLLDLPIKDGDFADGQVPYGHPGADSPEVRYLQERRAALGGPAPARRVHPVAPLPAPAEKAFAAFDKGSGNQSVATTMAFVRLVKELIRDKETGRRWVPIVPDEARTFGMESLFPSLGIYSPKGQTYEPVDRDQLMYYREAKNGQILNEGITEAGSMADFIAAASSYATHGETMIPFYIFYSMFGWQRTADQMWQLADQLGKGFLVGATAGRTTLTGEGLQHADGHSPVIAATNPAALTYDPAFAYEVAAIVKDGLRRMFGEARPDEDPDVFYYLTVYNEPMPQPAKPEGVDEGIVRGLYRFKEGEGAADDPRIQLLASGTAIHWALEAQRLLAAEWGVTADVWSATSWTELRRDALEADEALLRGESRIPYVRQALEGAEGPVLAVSDYMRQVPDQIAQWVEQDWSSLGADGFGLSDTREAARRHFGVDAQSIVVAALAQLARRGEVPASAVKDARERYGF, from the coding sequence ATGACCGACCCCGTAGCCATGCTTCCGAGCGAGCTCGACCAGCTCCCGGACCGTGACACCGAGGAGACCGCCGAATGGGCGGCCTCCCTGGACGCCGTCACCAAGGCCGCCGGCCCCCATCGCGCCGCGTACCTGATGCGCCGCACCCTCCAGCACGCCGAGGGCGTCGAGGGGCTCGACCTGCCCAAGCTTCTGGAGACGGACCACGTCAACACCATCCCCACCGCCGCCGAGCCCGTCCCGGCCGGCGACGAGGAGATGGAGCGCCGGATCACCGCCTGGAACCGGTGGAACGCCGCCGCGATGGTGACCCGCGGCGCCAAGCACGGCGTCGGCGGCCACATCGCCACCTTCGCCTCCGCCGCCTGGCTCTACGAGACCGGCTTCAACCACTTCTTCCGCGGCAAGGAGCAGGACGGCTCCGGCGACCAGCTCTACATCCAGGGCCATGCCTCCCCCGGCATCTACGCCCGCGCCTTCCTCGACGGGCGTCTCACCGAGGCGCACCTCGACAACTTCCGCCAGGAGGCGGGCGGCAACGGTCTGCCCTCGTACCCGCACCCGCGCCGGCTGCCCTGGCTGTGGGAGTTCCCGACGGTGTCCATGGGCCTCGGCCCGCTGTCGGCGATCTACCAGGCGCGCTTCAACCGCTACCTGACCAACCGCGGCATCAAGGACGTCTCCGCTTCGCACGTCTGGGCGTTCCTCGGCGACGGCGAGATGGACGAGCCCGAGTCGACCGCGGCGCTCGCGCTGGCCAGCCGTGAGGGCCTGGACAACCTGACCTTCGTGATCAACTGCAATCTGCAGCGCCTCGACGGCCCGGTCCGCGCCAACTTCAAGATCGTGCAGGAGCTGGAGGCCCAGTTCCGCGGCGCCGGCTGGAACGTCGTGAAGACGCTCTGGGGCAACGCCTGGGACGAGCTCTTCCAGCTCGACACCACGGGCGCCCTGGTCCGCCGGCTGCGCGAGGTCCCGGACGCGCAGGTCCAGACGTACCAGACGCGCGACGCCGCCTACATCCGCGAGGACTTCTTCGGCAAGGACCCCGCGCTCGTCGAGATGGCGAAGCTGCTCTCGGACGACAAGATCCTGGAGTGCTTCCACCTCTCGCGCGGTGGCCACGAGCCGCGCAAGGTGTACGCCGCGTACAAGGCCGCGCTGGAATTCAAGGGCGCCCCGACGGTGATCCTGGCCCAGACGGTCAAGGGCTACACGCTCGGCGAGGGCTTCGCGTCCAAGAACTCCAACCACCAGATGAAGAAGCTGACGGCGGACGAGTTCAAGGCCATGCGGGACCTGCTCGACCTGCCGATCAAGGACGGCGACTTCGCCGACGGACAGGTGCCCTACGGCCACCCCGGTGCGGACTCCCCCGAGGTCCGCTACCTCCAGGAGCGCCGCGCGGCCCTCGGCGGACCGGCCCCGGCCCGCCGCGTCCACCCGGTCGCCCCGCTGCCCGCGCCCGCCGAGAAGGCCTTCGCCGCCTTCGACAAGGGCTCCGGCAACCAGTCGGTGGCGACGACCATGGCGTTCGTCCGCCTGGTCAAGGAATTGATCCGCGACAAGGAGACCGGCAGGCGCTGGGTCCCGATCGTCCCGGACGAGGCCCGTACCTTCGGCATGGAGTCGCTGTTCCCGTCGCTCGGCATCTACTCGCCGAAGGGCCAGACCTACGAGCCGGTCGACCGCGACCAGCTCATGTACTACCGCGAGGCGAAGAACGGCCAGATCCTCAACGAGGGCATCACCGAGGCCGGTTCGATGGCGGACTTCATCGCCGCCGCGTCGTCGTACGCGACGCACGGCGAGACGATGATCCCCTTCTACATCTTCTACTCGATGTTCGGCTGGCAGCGGACCGCCGACCAGATGTGGCAGCTCGCCGACCAGCTCGGCAAGGGTTTCCTCGTCGGCGCCACGGCCGGCCGGACGACCCTGACGGGCGAGGGCCTGCAGCACGCGGACGGCCACTCGCCGGTGATCGCGGCGACGAACCCGGCGGCGCTCACGTACGACCCGGCGTTCGCCTACGAGGTCGCGGCCATCGTCAAGGACGGTCTGCGCCGGATGTTCGGCGAGGCCCGCCCGGACGAGGACCCGGACGTCTTCTACTACCTGACGGTCTACAACGAGCCGATGCCGCAGCCCGCGAAGCCGGAGGGCGTCGACGAGGGCATCGTCCGGGGCCTGTACCGCTTCAAGGAGGGCGAGGGCGCGGCGGACGACCCGCGCATCCAGCTGCTCGCGTCGGGCACGGCGATCCACTGGGCGCTGGAGGCGCAGCGTCTGCTGGCCGCCGAGTGGGGCGTCACGGCGGACGTGTGGTCGGCGACGTCCTGGACCGAGCTGCGGCGCGACGCGCTGGAGGCGGACGAGGCGCTGCTGCGCGGCGAGTCCCGGATCCCTTACGTGCGCCAGGCTCTGGAGGGCGCCGAGGGTCCGGTGCTCGCGGTGAGCGACTACATGCGGCAGGTGCCGGACCAGATCGCCCAGTGGGTGGAGCAGGACTGGTCGTCGCTGGGAGCGGACGGCTTCGGTCTGTCGGACACCCGTGAGGCGGCGCGCCGCCACTTCGGTGTGGACGCGCAGTCGATCGTGGTCGCGGCGCTGGCGCAGCTCGCCCGGCGCGGCGAGGTCCCCGCGTCCGCGGTGAAGGACGCCCGCGAGCGCTACGGCTTCTGA
- a CDS encoding helix-turn-helix transcriptional regulator, with product MLKTSARLLELLSLLQLKRDWTSSELAGRLDVSTRTVRADIGKLRSLGYPVDARPGVAGGYRLAAGTAMPPLLLDDDEAVAVAVGLGAVATQRLGVEETSLTALAKLEQVLPSRLRRRVKAVREATSVVPGAEPPLDLSVLGAVAAAIRGHERLRFGYTKPGGSEGARHTEPQRLVSWGPLWYLLAWDLDRDDWRVFRVDRMAPHAPTGARFQPRVIPEDDVVEYVVGRVSKAAWKYRARVLVHAPAAKVAAKIPIPVDIEVVDESTCRVELGSDDPDRLALWMTQLGVDIEVIDGDELAVAFDRLATRFRRAAGGASTT from the coding sequence GTGTTGAAGACCTCGGCCCGCCTGCTCGAACTGCTGTCATTGCTCCAGCTCAAGCGCGACTGGACGAGCTCCGAGCTCGCCGGCCGGCTCGATGTGAGCACGAGGACCGTGCGCGCCGACATCGGCAAGCTGCGGTCGCTCGGCTATCCCGTCGACGCGCGCCCCGGCGTCGCGGGCGGGTACCGGCTCGCCGCCGGGACGGCGATGCCCCCGCTGCTGCTCGACGACGACGAGGCCGTCGCCGTCGCCGTCGGACTGGGTGCGGTCGCGACCCAAAGGCTCGGCGTCGAGGAGACATCGCTCACCGCGCTCGCGAAGCTGGAGCAGGTGCTGCCCTCGCGTCTGCGCCGGCGCGTCAAGGCGGTACGTGAGGCGACGAGCGTCGTTCCAGGGGCCGAACCGCCGCTCGATCTCTCGGTTCTCGGCGCGGTCGCTGCCGCGATCCGCGGCCACGAACGGCTCCGGTTCGGATACACGAAGCCCGGGGGCAGCGAAGGGGCCCGCCACACCGAACCGCAACGGCTGGTGAGCTGGGGGCCGCTCTGGTACCTGCTCGCGTGGGATCTCGACCGTGACGACTGGCGGGTCTTCCGTGTCGACCGCATGGCTCCGCACGCACCGACGGGTGCGCGGTTCCAGCCGCGGGTGATCCCGGAGGACGATGTCGTCGAGTACGTGGTCGGACGCGTCAGCAAGGCGGCCTGGAAGTATCGCGCCCGGGTACTCGTGCATGCTCCCGCCGCCAAGGTCGCCGCGAAGATCCCCATCCCGGTCGACATCGAGGTGGTCGACGAGTCCACGTGCCGTGTCGAGCTGGGTTCCGACGATCCGGACCGGCTCGCGCTGTGGATGACACAGCTCGGCGTCGACATCGAGGTGATCGACGGGGACGAGCTCGCGGTGGCGTTCGATCGCCTCGCGACGAGGTTCCGCCGCGCGGCGGGTGGCGCATCCACGACGTGA
- a CDS encoding epoxide hydrolase family protein, protein MNENNALTPFRIDIPQSDIDDLRDRLAHTRWPIPVPGRDDRTDFSRGIPLGYLKELAEYWRVGFDWRAQEVKLNEYEQFTTVVNGQTFHVVHVRSTNPEATPLILNHGWPGSFVEYQRLIPLLTDEFHVVVPSLPGFGFSTPLSGTGWELARTTEAYAEIMTRLGYERFAAHGTDIGTGTTSRLAALHPERVIGTHLGSDRALLSLVGDKFPYPDGLSDDEIAQIEAVRTEYAAERGYLEMQNHRPDTIGAALTDSPVGQLAWIAEKFKTRTSGAYRTPDESVDRDQLLTNISLYWFTRSGASSAQFYYEGEHSGLEWVMASGVPSGWAVFDTHPVMRRAMDPGKAIGHWSEFTEGGHFPAMEETELLADDIRTFFRGIS, encoded by the coding sequence ATGAACGAGAACAACGCACTCACACCGTTCCGCATCGACATCCCGCAGTCCGACATCGACGATCTGCGCGACCGGCTGGCACACACGCGCTGGCCGATCCCCGTGCCGGGCCGAGACGATCGCACCGACTTCAGCCGCGGCATCCCGCTGGGGTACCTGAAGGAGCTCGCCGAGTACTGGCGCGTCGGGTTCGACTGGCGTGCGCAGGAGGTGAAGCTCAACGAGTACGAGCAGTTCACGACGGTCGTCAACGGCCAGACGTTCCACGTCGTCCACGTGCGATCGACGAACCCGGAGGCCACCCCGCTGATCCTGAACCACGGCTGGCCGGGCTCGTTCGTCGAGTACCAGCGACTCATCCCGCTGCTGACCGACGAATTCCACGTGGTCGTCCCGTCACTGCCCGGCTTCGGGTTCTCCACCCCGTTGTCAGGGACCGGCTGGGAGCTGGCGCGGACGACGGAGGCCTACGCCGAGATCATGACGCGTCTCGGCTACGAGAGGTTCGCGGCCCACGGCACCGACATCGGTACGGGCACCACCAGCCGCCTCGCGGCGCTCCACCCGGAGCGCGTCATCGGCACGCACCTCGGCAGCGACCGCGCGTTGCTCTCGCTGGTCGGCGACAAGTTCCCTTACCCCGACGGTCTGTCCGATGACGAGATCGCCCAGATCGAGGCAGTGCGCACCGAGTACGCGGCCGAGCGCGGGTATCTCGAGATGCAGAACCACCGTCCCGACACGATCGGCGCGGCACTCACCGACTCGCCGGTCGGTCAGCTCGCGTGGATCGCCGAGAAGTTCAAGACCAGGACCAGCGGCGCCTACCGGACGCCGGACGAGTCGGTCGACCGCGACCAGCTCCTCACGAACATCAGCCTGTACTGGTTCACCCGCAGCGGCGCGTCGAGCGCGCAGTTCTACTACGAGGGCGAGCACTCCGGACTCGAGTGGGTCATGGCCTCCGGCGTGCCGTCCGGATGGGCCGTGTTCGACACCCACCCGGTCATGCGCCGCGCGATGGACCCGGGGAAGGCGATCGGCCACTGGAGCGAGTTCACCGAGGGCGGTCACTTCCCCGCGATGGAGGAGACGGAGCTGCTCGCGGACGACATCCGCACCTTCTTCCGCGGCATTTCCTGA
- a CDS encoding GntR family transcriptional regulator, with protein MTMPVVHSLRDQIREHIVEGIVSGRWKPGERIVERRIATELAVSQTPVREALRELESLRLIESAPNKGVRVRNLTAADLEESYPVRAGLEQIAAELAAERLAADCSALEPHVAALYEADRAADGTAQVRHTVAFHRELVKAAGNGVLLHTWEGLGIEVFTALSIRWLGTKQKSYAEEHEELVEAFRRRDPRIGALVKAHVLGCAPRA; from the coding sequence ATGACCATGCCCGTCGTCCACTCGCTGCGCGATCAGATCCGCGAGCACATCGTGGAGGGCATCGTCAGCGGCCGCTGGAAGCCGGGCGAGCGGATCGTGGAGCGCCGGATCGCCACGGAGCTCGCCGTGAGCCAGACGCCCGTGCGGGAGGCCCTCCGCGAGCTGGAGTCCCTGCGGCTGATCGAGTCCGCCCCCAACAAGGGCGTACGGGTGCGCAACCTCACCGCGGCCGACCTGGAGGAGAGCTACCCGGTCCGGGCCGGCCTGGAGCAGATCGCCGCCGAGCTGGCCGCGGAGCGGCTGGCCGCCGACTGCTCGGCGCTGGAACCGCACGTCGCGGCGCTGTACGAGGCGGACCGTGCCGCGGACGGGACGGCGCAGGTGCGGCACACGGTGGCGTTCCACCGGGAACTGGTGAAGGCGGCCGGCAACGGGGTGCTGCTGCACACCTGGGAGGGCCTGGGGATCGAGGTCTTCACCGCGCTGTCCATCCGGTGGCTGGGGACGAAGCAGAAGTCGTACGCGGAGGAGCACGAGGAACTGGTGGAGGCCTTCCGCCGGCGTGACCCGCGGATCGGTGCGCTGGTCAAGGCCCACGTCCTGGGCTGCGCCCCCCGCGCGTAG
- the sucB gene encoding 2-oxoglutarate dehydrogenase, E2 component, dihydrolipoamide succinyltransferase encodes MPVSVTLPALGESVTEGTVTRWLKAEGERVEADEPLLEVSTDKVDTEIPAPASGVLSSIKVAEDETVEVGAELAVIDDGSGAAAAAPEPAAEQAQAPAPEPEQPAQAAPAAEQAAPAPAPTAEAAAGGGGAEGTDVVLPALGESVTEGTVTRWLKEVGEEVAEDEPLLEVSTDKVDTEIPAPASGVLLEIVVGEDETAEVGAKLAVIGAPGAAPAAPEAPAQPAAAAPAPEAPAAPEAPEAPAQPAAAAPAQPAAPAQPAAPAPAAPAQPAPAAPAPARAPAATAADEGAYVTPLVRKLAAESGVDLSSVKGTGVGGRIRKQDVVAAAEAAKAAAPAPAAAAPAAGKAPAGVSTEPSPLRGQTVKMTRMRKVIGDNMMKALHGQAQLSSVVEVDVTRLMKLRAQAKDGFAAREGVKLSPMPFFVKAAAQALKAHPVVNARINEDEGTITYFDSENIGIAVDSEKGLMTPVIKGAGDLNLAGIAKATADLAGKVRGNKITPDELAGATFTISNTGSRGALFDTIIVPPNQVAILGIGATVKRPAVIETPEGTVIGVRDMTYLTLSYDHRLVDGADAARYLTTVKAILEAGEFEVELGI; translated from the coding sequence ATGCCGGTTTCCGTAACCCTCCCGGCGCTCGGCGAGAGCGTCACCGAGGGCACCGTCACCCGCTGGCTGAAGGCCGAGGGCGAGCGCGTCGAGGCCGACGAGCCGCTGCTCGAGGTGTCGACCGACAAGGTCGACACCGAGATCCCCGCACCGGCCTCCGGCGTCCTGTCGTCCATCAAGGTCGCCGAGGACGAGACCGTCGAGGTCGGCGCCGAGCTGGCCGTCATCGACGACGGCTCGGGTGCGGCTGCCGCCGCCCCGGAGCCCGCCGCCGAGCAGGCCCAGGCCCCCGCCCCCGAGCCCGAGCAGCCCGCCCAGGCCGCCCCGGCCGCGGAGCAGGCCGCGCCCGCTCCGGCCCCGACCGCCGAGGCCGCTGCCGGTGGCGGCGGCGCCGAGGGCACCGACGTCGTCCTGCCCGCGCTGGGCGAGTCGGTCACCGAGGGCACCGTCACCCGCTGGCTGAAGGAGGTCGGCGAGGAGGTCGCGGAGGACGAGCCCCTGCTCGAGGTCTCCACCGACAAGGTCGACACCGAGATCCCCGCACCGGCCTCCGGCGTGCTGCTGGAGATCGTGGTCGGCGAGGACGAGACCGCCGAGGTCGGCGCGAAGCTCGCCGTCATCGGCGCCCCGGGTGCCGCTCCGGCCGCCCCCGAGGCTCCGGCGCAGCCCGCCGCTGCCGCCCCGGCTCCCGAGGCTCCGGCGGCTCCCGAGGCTCCCGAGGCTCCGGCTCAGCCGGCCGCCGCGGCTCCCGCGCAGCCCGCCGCCCCGGCACAGCCCGCCGCCCCGGCTCCCGCGGCCCCGGCGCAGCCCGCGCCCGCCGCCCCCGCCCCGGCACGGGCTCCCGCCGCGACGGCCGCGGACGAGGGCGCCTACGTCACCCCGCTGGTCCGCAAGCTCGCGGCCGAGAGCGGTGTGGACCTCTCCTCGGTCAAGGGCACCGGTGTCGGCGGCCGCATCCGCAAGCAGGACGTCGTCGCCGCCGCCGAGGCCGCGAAGGCCGCGGCGCCGGCTCCGGCCGCCGCCGCTCCGGCGGCCGGGAAGGCCCCGGCCGGTGTCTCGACCGAGCCGTCCCCGCTGCGCGGCCAGACCGTCAAGATGACCCGCATGCGCAAGGTCATCGGCGACAACATGATGAAGGCGCTCCACGGCCAGGCCCAGCTGTCGTCGGTCGTCGAGGTCGACGTCACGCGGCTGATGAAGCTGCGCGCCCAGGCCAAGGACGGGTTCGCGGCGCGCGAGGGCGTCAAGCTCTCCCCGATGCCGTTCTTCGTGAAGGCCGCGGCCCAGGCGCTGAAGGCCCACCCGGTCGTCAACGCCCGGATCAACGAGGACGAGGGCACCATCACCTACTTCGACTCGGAGAACATCGGCATCGCCGTGGACTCCGAGAAGGGCCTGATGACCCCGGTCATCAAGGGTGCGGGCGACCTCAACCTGGCCGGCATCGCCAAGGCCACCGCCGACCTGGCGGGCAAGGTCCGCGGCAACAAGATCACGCCGGACGAGCTGGCCGGTGCGACCTTCACGATCAGCAACACCGGTTCGCGCGGTGCGCTGTTCGACACGATCATCGTGCCGCCGAACCAGGTCGCCATCCTGGGCATCGGCGCCACGGTGAAGCGTCCGGCCGTCATCGAGACGCCCGAGGGCACCGTCATCGGCGTCCGCGACATGACGTACCTGACGCTCTCCTACGACCACCGTCTGGTGGACGGCGCCGACGCCGCCCGCTACCTGACCACGGTCAAGGCGATCCTCGAGGCCGGTGAGTTCGAGGTCGAGCTCGGCATCTGA